From a single Stomoxys calcitrans chromosome 4, idStoCalc2.1, whole genome shotgun sequence genomic region:
- the LOC106087849 gene encoding poly(A) RNA polymerase, mitochondrial, with the protein MLNIIKRCYNPKICVNTSMYARYFSSKSVPGSQAAIPSFEDFVLKHQEEATRSVVVQVSSEKSFPELYNYCRDFGNIVGAFHYCVRHDDIQHYILLEYENAQQASAAIDSSAYNEDLTGVPVRSPFLWFRATGRKTVQRDTVSGTKTNLSILDGNRIMETETLDSMLKGAENIEQQISLLYENTKLNDLGIRLRFLAASQVQQAISGMFPLAKALPFGSSVNAFGKMGCDLDLILRLDEEYKGPDAKKRPESRLVFHTKENLTNGRSQTQRQMESIGDMLHLFLPGVCHVRRILQARVPIIKYHHEHLNLEIDLSMSNLSGFYMSELLFMFGEFDERVRPLTFCIRRWAQTCGLTNPSPGRWISNFSLTCLVIFFLQQAKQPILPAINTLIRSATPDDIRVTEDGINCTFARNFQAIGFRSNNSCSIGELLLQFFEFYSQFDFQNKAISLNEARALSKPDHSALYIVNPLEPLLNVSKNVSLEECERLRIEVRNAAWVLESEVENQHHVDFDNKEQEPWGLLNLFKTPDKTIIRPNMFFKPRIIEVSELFDHNESPTPSPAKPQTASTNTVTSTGLVFKNAQVKQKIESIKSNARQDVKQMRLNSSAGIQTSTTSNKSPSSSKGSKRSR; encoded by the exons ATGTTAAATATAATTAAACGTTGCTATAATCCCAAAATATGTGTAAATACCTCTATGTACGCCAGATATTTCAGCAGCAAGAGTGTGCCCGGCTCCCAAG CTGCCATACCATCATTTGAAGATTTTGTGCTGAAACATCAGGAAGAAGCAACACGCAGTGTGGTGGTTCAAGTTAGTTCGGAAAAATCATTCCCAGAGTTATACAACTATTGCCGcgattttggcaatattgtgGGCGCTTTTCATTATTGTGTGCGTCATGATGATATACAACACTATATACTATTGGAATATGAAAATGCCCAACAAGCCTCGGCAGCCATTGATTCTTCGGCCTATAATGAAGATCTTACTGGAGTGCCAGTAAGATCACCCTTTCTGTGGTTTAGAGCCACAGGCCGTAAAACAGTGCAACGAGACACTGTCTCTGggacaaaaacaaatttgtccATTTTGGATGGCAATCGAATAATGGAGACAGAGACCTTGGATTCGATGTTAAAAGGCGCTGAAAATATAGAGCAACAGATATCTCTTTTGTATGAGAACACAAAATTAAACGACTTGGGCATAAGGCTGCGTTTTCTGGCTGCCTCGCAAGTACAACAGGCTATTTCGGGAATGTTTCCTCTAGCCAAAGCATTACCGTTTGGATCATCGGTGAATGCTTTTGGTAAGATGGGCTGTGATCTAGATTTAATTTTGCGCTTAGACGAGGAATACAAGGGACCTGATGCCAAAAAGCGACCAGAATCACGTTTGGTATTTCACACCAAAGAGAATTTGACAAATGGACGCTCGCAGACACAAAGACAAATGGAAAGTATTGGTGATatgttgcatttatttttgcCCGGGGTGTGTCACGTAAGGAGGATACTGCAAGCCAGAGTGCCAATCATCAAGTACCACCATGAGCatctaaatttggaaattgaCTTGTCAATGAGTAATCT TTCTGGTTTCTACATGTCCGAACTTTTGTTTATGTTTGGCGAATTTGATGAACGCGTTAGACCTCTGACATTCTGCATACGACGTTGGGCCCAAACGTGTGGCCTGACTAATCCTTCGCCTGGCCGTTGGATATCCAACTTCTCGCTAACCTGTTTGGTTATATTCTTTTTGCAGCAGGCCAAACAGCCCATATTGCCCGCCATAAATACTCTGATAAGATCGGCCACACCCGATGATATACGTGTCACCGAGGATGGCATTAACTGCACATTTGCTCGCAATTTCCAAGCCATAGGCTTTCGCAGCAACAATTCCTGCAGCATAGGCGAATTGCTATTGCAGTTCTTTGAGTTCTATTCCCAATTCGATTTCCAAAATAAGGCAATTTCTCTAAATGAAGCGCGAGCCCTCTCCAAGCCTGATCATTCTGCCTTGTACATAGTAAATCCCTTGGAACCCTTGCTGAATGTCAGCAAAAATGTAAGCCTAGAAGAGTGTGAGCGTTTGCGCATAGAAGTACGCAATGCCGCTTGGGTCCTCGAATCAGAGGTGGAAAATCAGCATCATGTGGATTTTGATAATAAAGAACAAGAGCCCTGGGGTCTGCTGAACTTGTTTAAGACTCCCGATAAAACCATAATAAGGCCAAATATGTTTTTCAAACCTCGCATCATAGAGGTTAGTGAATTGTTTGATCATAACGAATCCCCAACGCCTTCACCTGCAAAACCACAGACGGCGTCTACAAATACCGTAACTTCAACCGGCCTGGTCTTCAAAAACGCTCAAGTgaaacaaaaaatcgaaagcaTAAAATCCAATGCTAGGCAAGATGTAAAACAAATGCGTTTGAATTCTTCGGCAGGTATACAAACGTCAACAACTTCGAATAAATCACCGTCATCCTCCAAAGGTTCCAAACGCAGTAGATGA
- the LOC106087861 gene encoding plancitoxin-1 — protein MDLFVQCLLFLLFVNLPESSWQATSPSKVSCKDEKGDNVDWFYLYKLPMHYAAKDAAKPLDDSGLHYLYMSSKSYEQWHMSSRKINESSSMAALTLEPLFANDNLLLMAYNDEYPNGTVIFDGGHTKGVLASDGVTGLWLIHSVPKFPAIPKYEYPKTGAHYGQSFLCVTFPAGEMEKVGEQLLFNEPNIYFHQVPEIFERKFPALEKVIRKQWISQKPFSNVLNLVSLEGNTFKSFAKSSKFNQELYEDLLAPVLDTHLLVETWRNGAGNLPSNCSLNDNVYNVVGLKSEDLGLDFKTSQDHSKWAVSQSVGLKFWRWRIPSTSNWLCVGDINRQEHQLQRGGGVLCQQNSKLAKQYRNLVEDYEKCH, from the exons ATGGATTTGTTTGTGCAATGCTTATTGTTTCTATTGTTTGTAAATCTACCTGAGTCCTCCTGGCAAGCAACAAGTCCTTCGAAGGTTTCTTGCAAAGATGAAAAAGGCGATAATGTGGATTG gttttatttatacaaattgCCCATGCATTATGCTGCCAAAGATGCAGCCAAGCCCTTAGATGATAGTGGTTTACATTATTTGTATATGAGCAGCAAATCTTATGAACAGTGGCATATGTCGAGTAGAAAGATAAATGAATCTAGTTCCATGGCAGCCTTGACCTTGGAGCCTCTGTTTGCCAATGATAATTTGCTATTAATGGCCTATAATGATGAATATCCCAATGGCACGGTAATCTTTGATGGAGGCCATACCAAAGGAGTGTTGGCCAGTGATGGTGTGACGGGTTTATGGCTTATACATTCAGTGCCTAAGTTTCCAGCCATACCAAAATATGAATATCCTAAAACGGGGGCTCATTATGGGCAAAGTTTTCTGTGTGTTACATTTCCTGCCGGCGAAATGGAGAAGGTGGGCGAGCAGTTGTTATTTAATGAGCCCAACATCTATTTTCATCAAGTGCCTGAGATTTTTGAGCGAAAATTCCCTGCCTTGGAAAAGGTGATTAGAAAGCAGTGGAtttctcaaaaaccttttagcAATGTCTTAAATTTGGTTTCCTTGGAGGGCAACACTTTTAAGTCGTTTGCCAAATCCAGTAAATTTAACCAAGAGCTTTACGAAGATTTATTGGCCCCTGTATTGGATACCCATCTCTTGGTGGAAACTTGGCGTAATGGTGCTGGCAATCTACCTTCAAACTGCTCGCTCAATGACAATGTCTACAATGTAGTAGGTCTCAAGTCCGAGGATTTGGGTTTGGATTTTAAAACTTCACAAGATCACTCTAAATGGGCGGTTTCCCAAAGTGTGGGTTTGAAATTTTGGCGTTGGCGTATACCCAGCACCAGCAATTGGTTATGTGTGGGCGATATAAATCGCCAAGAACATCAGCTGCAGCGTGGAGGAGGAGTTTTGTGCCAACAAAATTCCAAGCTGGCCAAACAATATCGCAATTTGGTGGAAGATTATGAAAAATGCCATTAA
- the LOC106087852 gene encoding N-alpha-acetyltransferase 30A — MEQIKGSSSSSSTVVAESTQHHQQQQQQQSKKKSKNKKKTSRNEMTSNVASGASDEQTHVGSVDAVNGLKDQLKQQLQIGSPSTSSSNNVKVNGLVNENDTKMYACTNNTPPAASLAVAENTKSLCCEGDGDGDGDDSSHPTTILNGHHKHVEEGTTGKKSKRKPNNKKNPPSESIGLTKQENGHCAMAPHQEDLHLHNGFVPANKDTITVESTQLQQQPIAKAQNVEIKVEEKTCNTAMTKTKPSDDEQQTTTKTDDADDKGSSEGNATAEAGANASSTVLDLSNVHIEYKEYESELQMHDIMRLIQAELSEPYSIYTYRYFIYNWPKLCFLAAHGNEYVGAIVCKLDMHMNVRRGYIAMLAVRKEYRKLKIGTTLVQKAIEAMLADKADEVVLETEMSNLPALRLYENLGFVRDKRLFRYYLNGVDALRLKLWFR, encoded by the exons ATGGAACAAATAAAAGgctcgtcgtcgtcgtcgtcaacGGTGGTGGCGGAGAGTACGcaacaccaccaacaacaacaacagcagcagtcaaagaaaaaatctaaaaataaaaagaaaacctcCAGAAATGAAATGACATCGAATGTGGCGAGTGGTGCTAGTGATGAGCAAACTCATGTGGGGTCAGTGGATGCTGTAAACGGTCTCAAAGATCAATTGAAGCAACAGCTGCAAATTGGCAGCCCCAGCACTAGCAGTAGTAATAATGTAAAGGTCAATGGCCTTGTAAATGAAAATGATACGAAAATGTATGCCTGCACTAACAATACTCCACCCGCCGCCTCCTTAGCCGTTGCCGAAAACACAAAAAGCCTATGTTGCGaaggtgatggtgatggtgatggcgaTGATTCTAGCCATCCAACAACCATTTTGAATGGTCATCATAAGCATGTGGAGGAGGGAACAACAGGCAAAAAGTCCAAACGAAAACCCAATAACAAAAAGAATCCACCCTCAGAGTCAATAGGGTTAACAAAACAGGAGAATGGTCATTGCGCTATGGCCCCGCACCAAGAAGATCTTCATCTTCACAATGGTTTTGTACCCGCCAACAAAGACACTATAACAGTGGAAAGCACACAGCTGCAGCAACAGCCCATAGCCAAGGCACAAAATGTTGAGATCAAAGTAGAGGAAAAAACCTGCAACACTGCCATGACCAAAACAAAACCTTCCGACGACGAACAACAAACTACAACTAAAACAGATGATGCTGATGATAAAGGTTCCTCAGAAGGCAATGCGACTGCTGAAGCCGGTGCAAATGCCTCCTCAACTGTTTTGGACTTATCAAATGTTCATATTGAATACAAAGAATATGAGTCTGAGCTGCAAATGCAT gaTATAATGCGTTTGATACAAGCAGaactatctgaaccatattcaattTACACCTAtcgttattttatatataattggccaaaattatgttttttggcTGCCCATGGTAATGAATATGTCGGTGCTATAGTGTGCAAGCTGGACATGCACATGAATGTGAGGCGTGGCTACATAGCTATGTTAGCGGTACGCAAAGAatatagaaaattgaaaattggcacaacgTTAGTGCAAAAGGCAATTGAG GCCATGTTAGCTGACAAAGCCGATGAAGTTGTTTTGGAAACTGAAATGAGCAATCTACCCGCTTTGCGTTTGTATGAAAATTTGGGCTTTGTAAGGGATAAACGTCTCTTTCGTTATTATTTAAATGGCGTAGATGCATTACGTTTAAAATTGTGGTTTAGATGA
- the LOC106087860 gene encoding ESF1 homolog isoform X1 has product MAKDKMKSRAKKTNVGNSKQNGDKKSTNNVGVSGGGKGSGIWQDERFQHLVTDPRFKSLPKVQRKVKIDKRFEGMFTNDKFKVKYTVDKYGRRLNKSTSEDLKKYYELNSSEEEEDDDVDAEKDDKTVVSEEQNSASENEEAEREKEEKAILRESDVENENDALTSDDEEVPKTLRERLLDPDIDYARGEGRLITDSSSDDESSEDEDPEMYIDHVWGELDNDADTTDESTRRLAVCNMDWDRIRAVDLMVLFSSFLPRGGTILSVKIYPSQFGKERMKEEEMHGPPELVGLDKDSRSNNIKNNKTKDKKKKDSSDSEDELALAQDSDAEEGDDYHMEKLRQYQLNRLRYYYAVVELDSIETADKIYRECDGIEYESSATKVDLRYIPDDTTFDDDEPSDVCTEMPDVSTYQPRQFTTTALQQAKVDLTWDETEVDRKELGDKLSSGKMDGISDKDLRKIVAYSSEEEVEEHDDEKDSEEESLQEKESSIIKQNGDKKSKNKSKKKEEVINKYKALLAEINEKEQKEKEKKKYAMEFTWEVNESKKDDEKDMEDDLENKPKADLTPIEKVLLKRSEKNKKRKEERKKKKLQAAGVESESDLDSLPDGVDMNDPYFAEEFANGDFVDPKAKRKEKQKKQKQLKAEQDEQEEKQAKELELLLDDNQEEQSKQHFSLEKILKSEQDTKSKKKRRKQLKKSKTSIEESNKPVEDNFQLNLSDNRFTAVFTSHEFNIDPTDPHFKKTQGMERLIQEKLKRRHGESEANNRSADGVSEEESAKKPKKNIENVMLVKSLKRKIQMKQQGNYFFNL; this is encoded by the exons atGGCCAAAGATAAAATGAAGTCTAGAGCAAAGAAAACGAATGTAGGAAATTCTAAGCAAAATGGTgataaaaaatcaacaaataatGTTGGTGTGAGTGGCGGAGGCAAAGGCAGCGGAATTTGGCAGGATGAACGTTTCCAACATTTGGTCACCGATCCACGCTTCAAAAGTTTGCCCAAGGTGCAGAGGAAAGTTAAAATTGATAAACGTTTTGAGGGAATGTTTACCAATGATAAATTCAAAGTAAAATACACTGTGGATAAATATGGTCGCCGCCTTAACAAAAGCACCAGCGAAGACCTTAAGAAATATTACGAATTGAACTCCAGTGAAGAAGAGGAAGATGATGACGTCGATGCCGAAAAGGACGATAAAACTGTCGTTAGTGAAGAACAAAATTCTGCCTCGGAAAATGAAGAAGCCGAACGTGAGAAGGAGGAAAAGGCAATCTTGCGTGAAAGTGATGTTGAGAATGAAAATGACGCCTTAACAAGTGACGACGAAGAAGTTCCCAAAACCCTTCGGGAAAGACTTTTAGATCCAGATATTGATTATGCCAGAGGTGAAGGTCGCCTAATAACAGATTCCTCCTCAGATGATGAGTCCTCCGAGGATGAAGATCCCGAAATGTATATAGACCATGTCTGGGGAGAACTGGACAATGATGCTGACACTACAGATGAATCCACCAGACGTTTAGCGGTGTGTAATATGGATTGGGATCGTATCAGGGCTGTTGATTTAATGGTACTATTCAGTTCATTTCTACCAAGAGGTGGAACCATACTAAGTGTTAAAATATATCCATCGCAATTTGGCAAAGAACGCATGAAGGAAGAAGAAATGCACGGACCTCCAGAGTTGGTGGGCTTGGACAAAGACTCTCGGAGCAACAACATCAAG AACAATAAAACGAAGGACAAGAAAAAGAAAGACTCCTCAGATAGTGAGGATGAACTGGCATTGGCCCAAGACAGCGACGCTGAAGAAGGCGATGACTACCATATGGAAAAATTGAGGCAATATCAATTGAATCGTCTGCGTTATTACTATGCTGTAGTGGAACTGGACAGTATTGAGACTGCGGATAAGATTTATAGGGAATGTGATGGTATCGAATACGAAAGTTCAGCTACAAAAGTTGATCTGCGCTATATACCCGATGATACCACATTTGATGATGACGAGCCTTCAGATGTGTGCACAGAAATGCCAGATGTCAGTACTTACCAACCACGTCAGTTTACCACAACAGCTCTGCAGCAGGCCAAAGTGGATCTTACATGGGATGAAACGGAGGTGGATAGAAAGGAGTTGGGTGATAAATTATCTTCTGGTAAAATGGATGGTATAAGCGATAAAGATTTGAGAAAAATCGTTGCTTATAGCAGTGAAGAGGAAGTCGAAGAACACGATGATGAGAAAGATTCTGAAGAAGAATCCCTGCAAGAGAAAGAATCCTCTATAATCAAACAAAATGGtgataaaaaatcgaaaaataaatccaaaaagAAGGAAGAGGTTATCAACAAATACAAGGCCTTGTTAGCtgaaataaatgaaaaggaACAAAAAGAAAAGGAGAAAAAGAAATATGCAATGGAATTTACATGGGAAGTTAATGAGTCCAAAAAGGACGATGAAAAAGACATGGAGGATGATTTGGAGAATAAACCCAAGGCAGATTTGACTCCAATTGAAAAAGTTTTACTGAAACGCAGTGAGAAGAACAAAAAACGTAAGGAGGAACGCAAGAAGAAGAAACTGCAAGCAGCAGGTGTTGAGTCTGAATCCGATCTCGATTCTTTACCCGATGGCGTCGACATGAATGATCCTTACTTTGCTGAGGAATTTGCCAATGGTGATTTCGTAGATCCAAAGGCAAAacgcaaagaaaaacaaaagaaacaaaaacaactgaAGGCTGAACAAGATGAGCAAGAAGAAAAGCAGGCCAAGGAGTTAGAGTTGCTGTTGGATGACAACCAGGAGGAGCAAAGCAAACAGCATTTCAGTttggaaaagattttaaaaagtGAACAGGAtacaaaatcgaaaaagaaacgcCGCAAACAactgaaaaaatcgaaaacttCCATAGAGGAATCAAATAAACCGGTAGAAGACaactttcaactaaatttgagTGATAACCGTTTCACAGCAGTATTCACATCTCATGAATTTAATATTGATCCCACCGATCCGCATTTCAAGAAGACTCAAGGTATGGAGCGATTAATACAAGAAAAACTAAAACGTCGTCATGGCGAAAGTGAAGCAAATAATAGGTCAGCAGATGGCGTAAGTGAAGAGGAGAGTGCCAAAAAGCCTAAGAAAAATATTGAGAATGTTATGTTGGTCAAGAGTTTGAAACGCAAAATTCAAATGAAACAACAAG ggaattatttttttaatctatGA
- the LOC106087860 gene encoding ESF1 homolog isoform X2, with product MAKDKMKSRAKKTNVGNSKQNGDKKSTNNVGVSGGGKGSGIWQDERFQHLVTDPRFKSLPKVQRKVKIDKRFEGMFTNDKFKVKYTVDKYGRRLNKSTSEDLKKYYELNSSEEEEDDDVDAEKDDKTVVSEEQNSASENEEAEREKEEKAILRESDVENENDALTSDDEEVPKTLRERLLDPDIDYARGEGRLITDSSSDDESSEDEDPEMYIDHVWGELDNDADTTDESTRRLAVCNMDWDRIRAVDLMVLFSSFLPRGGTILSVKIYPSQFGKERMKEEEMHGPPELVGLDKDSRSNNIKNNKTKDKKKKDSSDSEDELALAQDSDAEEGDDYHMEKLRQYQLNRLRYYYAVVELDSIETADKIYRECDGIEYESSATKVDLRYIPDDTTFDDDEPSDVCTEMPDVSTYQPRQFTTTALQQAKVDLTWDETEVDRKELGDKLSSGKMDGISDKDLRKIVAYSSEEEVEEHDDEKDSEEESLQEKESSIIKQNGDKKSKNKSKKKEEVINKYKALLAEINEKEQKEKEKKKYAMEFTWEVNESKKDDEKDMEDDLENKPKADLTPIEKVLLKRSEKNKKRKEERKKKKLQAAGVESESDLDSLPDGVDMNDPYFAEEFANGDFVDPKAKRKEKQKKQKQLKAEQDEQEEKQAKELELLLDDNQEEQSKQHFSLEKILKSEQDTKSKKKRRKQLKKSKTSIEESNKPVEDNFQLNLSDNRFTAVFTSHEFNIDPTDPHFKKTQGMERLIQEKLKRRHGESEANNRSADGVSEEESAKKPKKNIENVMLVKSLKRKIQMKQQVSI from the exons atGGCCAAAGATAAAATGAAGTCTAGAGCAAAGAAAACGAATGTAGGAAATTCTAAGCAAAATGGTgataaaaaatcaacaaataatGTTGGTGTGAGTGGCGGAGGCAAAGGCAGCGGAATTTGGCAGGATGAACGTTTCCAACATTTGGTCACCGATCCACGCTTCAAAAGTTTGCCCAAGGTGCAGAGGAAAGTTAAAATTGATAAACGTTTTGAGGGAATGTTTACCAATGATAAATTCAAAGTAAAATACACTGTGGATAAATATGGTCGCCGCCTTAACAAAAGCACCAGCGAAGACCTTAAGAAATATTACGAATTGAACTCCAGTGAAGAAGAGGAAGATGATGACGTCGATGCCGAAAAGGACGATAAAACTGTCGTTAGTGAAGAACAAAATTCTGCCTCGGAAAATGAAGAAGCCGAACGTGAGAAGGAGGAAAAGGCAATCTTGCGTGAAAGTGATGTTGAGAATGAAAATGACGCCTTAACAAGTGACGACGAAGAAGTTCCCAAAACCCTTCGGGAAAGACTTTTAGATCCAGATATTGATTATGCCAGAGGTGAAGGTCGCCTAATAACAGATTCCTCCTCAGATGATGAGTCCTCCGAGGATGAAGATCCCGAAATGTATATAGACCATGTCTGGGGAGAACTGGACAATGATGCTGACACTACAGATGAATCCACCAGACGTTTAGCGGTGTGTAATATGGATTGGGATCGTATCAGGGCTGTTGATTTAATGGTACTATTCAGTTCATTTCTACCAAGAGGTGGAACCATACTAAGTGTTAAAATATATCCATCGCAATTTGGCAAAGAACGCATGAAGGAAGAAGAAATGCACGGACCTCCAGAGTTGGTGGGCTTGGACAAAGACTCTCGGAGCAACAACATCAAG AACAATAAAACGAAGGACAAGAAAAAGAAAGACTCCTCAGATAGTGAGGATGAACTGGCATTGGCCCAAGACAGCGACGCTGAAGAAGGCGATGACTACCATATGGAAAAATTGAGGCAATATCAATTGAATCGTCTGCGTTATTACTATGCTGTAGTGGAACTGGACAGTATTGAGACTGCGGATAAGATTTATAGGGAATGTGATGGTATCGAATACGAAAGTTCAGCTACAAAAGTTGATCTGCGCTATATACCCGATGATACCACATTTGATGATGACGAGCCTTCAGATGTGTGCACAGAAATGCCAGATGTCAGTACTTACCAACCACGTCAGTTTACCACAACAGCTCTGCAGCAGGCCAAAGTGGATCTTACATGGGATGAAACGGAGGTGGATAGAAAGGAGTTGGGTGATAAATTATCTTCTGGTAAAATGGATGGTATAAGCGATAAAGATTTGAGAAAAATCGTTGCTTATAGCAGTGAAGAGGAAGTCGAAGAACACGATGATGAGAAAGATTCTGAAGAAGAATCCCTGCAAGAGAAAGAATCCTCTATAATCAAACAAAATGGtgataaaaaatcgaaaaataaatccaaaaagAAGGAAGAGGTTATCAACAAATACAAGGCCTTGTTAGCtgaaataaatgaaaaggaACAAAAAGAAAAGGAGAAAAAGAAATATGCAATGGAATTTACATGGGAAGTTAATGAGTCCAAAAAGGACGATGAAAAAGACATGGAGGATGATTTGGAGAATAAACCCAAGGCAGATTTGACTCCAATTGAAAAAGTTTTACTGAAACGCAGTGAGAAGAACAAAAAACGTAAGGAGGAACGCAAGAAGAAGAAACTGCAAGCAGCAGGTGTTGAGTCTGAATCCGATCTCGATTCTTTACCCGATGGCGTCGACATGAATGATCCTTACTTTGCTGAGGAATTTGCCAATGGTGATTTCGTAGATCCAAAGGCAAAacgcaaagaaaaacaaaagaaacaaaaacaactgaAGGCTGAACAAGATGAGCAAGAAGAAAAGCAGGCCAAGGAGTTAGAGTTGCTGTTGGATGACAACCAGGAGGAGCAAAGCAAACAGCATTTCAGTttggaaaagattttaaaaagtGAACAGGAtacaaaatcgaaaaagaaacgcCGCAAACAactgaaaaaatcgaaaacttCCATAGAGGAATCAAATAAACCGGTAGAAGACaactttcaactaaatttgagTGATAACCGTTTCACAGCAGTATTCACATCTCATGAATTTAATATTGATCCCACCGATCCGCATTTCAAGAAGACTCAAGGTATGGAGCGATTAATACAAGAAAAACTAAAACGTCGTCATGGCGAAAGTGAAGCAAATAATAGGTCAGCAGATGGCGTAAGTGAAGAGGAGAGTGCCAAAAAGCCTAAGAAAAATATTGAGAATGTTATGTTGGTCAAGAGTTTGAAACGCAAAATTCAAATGAAACAACAAG
- the LOC106087855 gene encoding tetraspanin-2A: MATTTENSLEKQIGCIKYTLFCFNIIAWMLATSLFALTVWLRAEPGFNEWLKILEAESFYIGVYILIGISIIMMAVSFLGCLSALMENTLALFVFIGTQIFGFIATIAGSALLLEYSTMHSSLQPLLQVSISRFVSSSETPYSSYVLNMIQENIGCCGASGPWDYLNLRQPLPSSCRDAVSGNCFFNGCVDELTWFFEGKSTWIVAIALALGMLNVICGVMSLALVQAVKKEEEEVQAYRR, translated from the coding sequence ATGGCCACCACCACAGAAAATAGTTTGGAAAAACAAATAGGTTGCATAAAATATACCCTATTCTGTTTCAACATCATAGCCTGGATGTTAGCCACCTCGTTGTTTGCCCTAACTGTCTGGCTAAGAGCTGAGCCTGGTTTCAATgaatggttgaaaattttagaagCTGAATCATTTTACATTGGTGTCTACATTTTAATTGGCATAAGTATCATCATGATGGCTGTTAGCTTTTTGGGCTGTCTTTCTGCCCTAATGGAAAACACTTTGGCTCTATTTGTGTTTATCGGAACTCAAATCTTTGGTTTTATAGCCACCATAGCGGGTTCGGCTTTACTGCTGGAATACAGCACCATGCATTCCAGCTTACAACCTCTGCTGCAAGTCAGTATAAGCCGTTTTGTCAGCTCTTCGGAAACACCCTATTCCTCATATGTATTGAATATGATACAAGAAAACATTGGTTGCTGTGGTGCCAGTGGTCCCTGGGACTATTTGAATTTGCGCCAACCCTTGCCCAGTTCCTGTCGTGATGCTGTCAGTGGTAATTGTTTCTTTAATGGCTGTGTGGATGAGCTGACCTGGTTTTTCGAAGGCAAATCCACTTGGATAGTGGCCATTGCCTTGGCCTTGGGTATGCTTAACGTTATATGTGGCGTCATGAGTTTGGCTTTGGTACAAGCCGTCAAGAAGGAGGAGGAAGAAGTGCAAGCCTATAGACGTTAA